The Buteo buteo chromosome Z, bButBut1.hap1.1, whole genome shotgun sequence region gggccggggccggggccgaggccggagccgccgccgcgcagCCCCAGCCCGCCGGCGGCAGCCGGGGGGGCTCCGGCGCACGGCACTGGTTCCAGGCCGGCTACCAGGCTCCCTCCGGGGGTGGCGGGGccgccggggagcggggccggggggccgccacccccgcggccgccggggcGGCCGGGAGCGCCTCCTCGGGGGCGTCGCGACCCACCAGCCCCGCCGGCGGCACCGGCACCGACGGCAACCGGAGCAGCACCGGAGCCGGCGGCCTGCCGCCCCTCAGCAGCTTCAGACCCGGGCGGGACGATGTCATGGTAGGAGACGACCCCTACAACCCCTACAAGTACACGGACGATAACCCCTATTACAACTACTACGACACCTACGAGAGGCCCCGCCAGGGCAGCAGGTACAGGCCCGGCTACGGCACCGGCTACTTCCAGTACGGTAAGAGCCCCCCGATCccggcccgccgcgccgccccgctcGCTCCCGCGCACGCCGGTGCCCGCGCGGCGCGCCCCGGGGAGATGCGGCGCGGGGGTCGGCGGCCCTGCGCGCCCCTCGCTCGGGgcagcgccgggccgggccggcgtTTGCACGGCTCCCGGCGGGCGGCAGTCACTGCGGGGTGGGGGCGAAGGAGCTGCGGGGGGCACGGCGGGAGGGGAGCCCGCGGCGGGTGTCCGAGCGTCGTGCGCGGGATGCGGTCTTGGAGAAAAGCCGAAGGGCCCGAGCgaaaaggggagagggagctTAGCGGGGGGCAGGGGTCCGGAGCAGAACGGCGGCTCCTAGCGACTGGGATGGAAGCCAAGTACTTGCAGACGTGTCCTGGGTTGATCTTGCTCTTACGTGGTTGGTTTGATGAACTGCAGGTCTCCCTGACTTAGTCCCGGATCCCTATTACATCCAGGCGTCCACATATGTCCAGAGGATGTCCATGTATAACTTGAGATGTGCTGCCGAGGAGAACTGCCTGGCAAGGTAGGCATCGCCCCGGCTTCTGCCCGTTCGCTGTGGGTTCTTGTGCTTCTGCGCCCACCGCAGAGTACCTGAGGACACGGCGAAGAGTGGAGAAAAGTGAGGGTGGAGGGCCTGAGGAAATGTAGCCCGGTTTAGTAACCTGCTTCTGAGCCGGGGGCAGATGGTAGGGGGCACACGTAAGAGAACAATACCAACGTATTAGAGAGACAAACTACAGATGCTTTGAAGAACCTACATTTTGTGAAAAGTTAGATTGCACGTTTCTATTATCAGGCTCATTTGAACATATCTGAATTTTGCAAAATGGAGGCACCTAAAAAACCCACTTGAATCTGGTGATTTTCATCTCCCTCCTCTAATCCAACCAGATCATACTCtactccatttaaaaaaaccccacctattCTTAACCAGCACAAGTTACTATTAAAATTACAACATGCTAATTGTTTCTGGGCCTATGCCTTGTAATGTCTCTTAAGGCTAAAATCTCCCCGAAAAGTGTTTCAAAGTCTTTTAATGGATTGAAATAACAGCTTTGCTATGAGTTAGGTCCTGTCCAGTTGGCAAAGAgggatttttcctgttttgtttggaaagaaaTCAGCGTGGCTGTTTTTAACCATTTTAACTCATTTGATACCTTATCAtacaaaacagatttatttatttaccagCATCATTAATTCATGTCAGACTGTTTCCAGGGTCATGCTCTTTCTTCACttgctggaagaaaacatggcataagaagcagtatttttttatgcTAACTTTACAGTGAAGACTGATTGAAATGTTCTTGCTGGCTATCAGttgattaaaataattccaGTATTTAAAAGACTGTAGATAATAGCGATGTGAAATGGGAAAATATAGCCTGATTcatacatttactttttttttttttttacaacagaaacaaacatcTATTGTGTGATCTTACATACACAGTGAATTATTTTGGTTAACAGCAACtaacaaaattgtatttttggTGCCAGAGTAATTTTACAGCTAAGTGGTGATCTGCTTCAGAGACGGAGGCACAGAGTCGGTGGTCAAACTCCTGTTTATATTATTAGAAGCAGATCTGAATCTTACTCAGGGCTTGGTCTGACACCAGGCACTTCTGAGCACCCATGTGGAATTCTTGTGCGTCTCCAATGCACGAGCTTTAAGGGGGCTGAAAAGATCTGTGCTGTCAGTTACTTCTGAGACAAtataaagtgttttttaaagtgtttcttgCATATACTTATGGCTCTTTTTTACATTATTGCAGTTCAGCTTATCGAGCAGATGTTAGAGACTATGACAATCGGGTGCTCCTGAGATTCCCCCAAAGAGTGAAAAATCAAGGCACGTCAGATTTTCTGCCCAGCAGACCCCGTTACTCATGGGAGTGGCACAGCTGTCACCAGTGAGTGAAGTGCTCAGTATGGTACCTTCTAATTATCTTTTTCACTAACAAATTGTCACTTAGAAGGTGACATTTTCTAAAACTGCAGTGAAGCTGGGAGAAGCCGTGGGGAAACTTTAGCCTTTTACTGTCTGATTAATTTTATGATGGTGGTGATTACTCTTTATATAGCCACATGAAACCAAAATGGATATGAAGCTTATCTATAAGTATAAAACTGTTACAAGTATAAATTGATTATAAATACAAGTCTCAAATCAGTTTTGGCAGTGGCACCTTCTCCCTTTAAGTATATTTTACATAGGTTATAGTCCACTTACATTTAGGTGGAACCAGTAAATAAAAGTCCCAATCATGTAAAAATAACTGTGGAAACCCTAAAATCTACATTTACTAGCATGTTCCCTATAATACATCATTGTAAACATTGACTCATACTTCTTGAGCTCAATTTCATGGATTAGTTCTTGACAAGGAATGGTTTGGTCAatatggaaaagagaagatagTGACCTGACTGATCCCATTATCAATATCCTTATCATATCATGATAATTTCACATAGCAGTATTGCTCTAGAAATAGCAAAACTGCTGGAAACATGGCAGGCAAATGTAGTAGAACATTTTCAACATTCTAGGAGCAGGTAACACTGTGAACTggcacattttcagaaaattcacaTGCAACACTTTGCAGGTTTGTTCCAATTTTCACTATTTCATAGCAGGACCAATTGTAAAATGCTAGAACCTTACTTCCATCTTACTTAAAATACAATTCTGCTATTGTGGGTATGTAAGTGATAACAATattattctattaaaaaaataatatgtacTGTGGGCTTGACCTAAAGGCCCCTGGAGTCAATGGAGTATTTCTCTCTAGCTGCAGAGACTTTAAGCTTTGAATGAAAAATCAGCATCATTAGAacaaattctttcaaaaaaagactGGAATTACTGGTTTATAAAACTTGTAAGGatcaaaaagctaaaaataaatcaaaccaaacaaaaaaagcctccaTAAATGCTTTAGTTAACCTCCACCcctgaaaaaacccaccaccaacaGAAAACCCTAACCCTGGTGCTTACAAAGTTGATAAATGGATGAAATGGGTAGAGAGCAGTTGAAATCTTCCATTTGTAGAAAAGCAGTTTCTTACTGTGCCACGATAGCCTAGCTATCACTATCCAGATGCAAAGTGTCTCTGATGTTGATTCAGTTCTTGGACAGAAAATACATTGCgtacaaaaaaaatgcatttctcgTGATCATTTCCATGACAGTGAAACAAGCTCATTTGGAAATGAAGTGTAACTGCCAATTAGTTTGGCTAGCCATCAGACTTCAGTGTTAGTCATCATCATCTGTGGACCGGTTTTGTGCTCGTCATGCATGCTTGTGAGACTCGTGTGCTTGTCTTCATTTTAACAATAGGTTTGAAATCTGTTTAATTGTATCTTTTTCATATACCTCTCAAGGTGAAAACATTCATAAGTAACAGCAGCCAAATGCTGCACAGACAAAGTGCAGGTAGATAGTACAAGTTTAGTTTTCCACGCGTttagaaaaagtgaaattacaAGAATAATAGGTGTTCAAGTCCACAGCAAGAGCTAGAGCTCACTTTGTGTGAGAGCAAGCAAAATGCATCACTGTGCCTAGATCAAAAGCATACACACTTTTGAAATAGAGACTACAGTAAGTATAGATTACAGAAATCACTGACATTGGAAGAGATTTGCATTGCCAGTACACAGAAGCTGATTTCTCTATgcagattttgttttcactcATGTTATGTATGTGTTACATTGATTGAGGGCcatggaaatgtgaaaataaattgttggggttttgctAGCAAGTAGCAAACTTCCCTGGAATTTATAGTATGTAAGGTAAGCATTCCTAGCGAAACTCTGGCTTAAGGCAGTTATAAATGTACAATTCAAATATGAACTACTTAATACTTGCTATTGTTATTGGAAAagagctgaaacagaaaattttggagaaaacagtgctgctgtggagTATTTcctgtaataaattaaaatctattatttatttatagaagaTGGCATTTTTATAGTCATTGAAAATtagaataatgaaaataaaacttaattgAATGGTAAATAATAGGAAAGCATACTAACATTCAGGTTCtgtgtaataaataaaatttggcCAGCTCTAACAGAATAGGAATAGATTAAAATGTTACTGACAAGATCTGAGCCATCTTTAATAATGTATCTATGGTTTAACAGACATTATCACAGCATGGATGAATTCAGCCACTATGACTTGTTGGATGCAAGCTCACACAGAAAAGTTGCTGAAGGACACAAAGCAAGTTTCTGTCTTGAAGATACCTCCTGTGATTATGGATATTATAGACGGTACGCGTGTACAGCGCATACGCAGGTAAGAGTTGGTTCAGAGACATCCAAGTTTCTTTTCCCCCACTAATTTATCTTTGGATATTTTTTCTACCAATCATTTGATGCCCTAAATTATCTGATGCCCTAACTAGCTCTGAAATTCTCCATCATAGAGGCCAGGATAGCAACTTGGAAACTTGTCATTTACCCAGTTGCTGCTAAATGTGGGTGTCTCATTAAAATGCAGGGACCGTCATTAGCCTAGCATCACTGGTAACTGAACTATATTAAAATGCACCACAAGTTCTTGTGGTTATAGAACTAGTCAAGCAAGCTAAAGGGAACTCAAGACAGAGTCAGTAGAGAAGTCGTTTCCAGTGTCCATCCCCCACAGACTGCTCGGTGATGTCCTTGGCTGGTCCCAGATTTCATAGCTAATATTTTCTGCCTTGCAGAGCATAAGGCTACAAGTTGCGCAATTCCCTTAATATCTATAGCTACCAGCTGGCAGTCCAGCACTGAAAACTTATGGCATGGTTTTATATGTGTATAGAAGGCTGTTAAAAGAGAGTGGCAGCCATGTGAACATTATGATGGGTCATATACAAATGTAAAGCAAGGTATTAGGGCTTATTAAGGGAATAGATAAAAAATGGAATGTACCATTATGGTATTACACAAATCCATGATAGACTCCTACCTTGAATATTGCATGGAGTTCTGGTCACCACCTCTCAAAACTGCtacagaaaagcttaaaaaaccaaacccaccagccccaggagaACAAGGATGATCAGCAGTGTAGTATGGCTACCATGCTAAGAGATTTCATAGACTATTCCATttggaaaaccagaaataatacCAAATCTTGAGTGGTCCTGGATGGAAAGAGGAAATTGTTGATATTCACCGTTTCTCACAGTACAAGAATTTAAGGAGATCCAAAACAACTGTCAGATAACAGCTTTAAAACAGAGGAGTGCTCTTTTGACATACGAATAAAGTATTAAATTCCTTGCCATAGGAAGTTGCAGAGATCAAAAATATCTACCATGggttcaaaaaaaaatttagacaAAGTAATGGAGgctattaaacacaaaaatctGATGGTACCTCCTGTCTTAAATACAGTTAAATGCCCGGTGGAAGGAATTTCCTTGGGTAAAGGACAGTACGCATCCCATTTCTTATGTTCTTTTCTCCTCAAGCATCTGCTGCTGACCACTGTCAGAGACATGACACTGAGCTTGATGGATGTGTGGTTTAACTCGATGTGGCCATACTTATACATAAACTTGTATCCCTTATTCTGCAGTTTTTAATCTAGGAGGTAGTTATTTTATCACAGAGAAATGACAGCTATGCTTTACTGGCTGACGTGTCCACATTTGAATCTTAAATATAATGAATGATCTGCAATACATAGAGGCTTTGAAGAGGTTTTATAAATaccttttctcctgctgtaGACTAGGACATCAAACTAAGCaacatacatattttacagCTGGAGTATTTGTGTCACTAGAATCATGGCTGTGTCAGCATTTCCACTGGAAGCCCATTTTTCAGGGGTTTGTAATTGAACTGCAAAACTTTCCTCCAGCCTCAGACTTGGCACACACATGCGAGAGTCTGAGCTGATCACCAGCTGGGTCAAGAGGGAATTCCTGCAGCACTTGGGTTTTGTGCATCCCGTGTATTGCCGGAACACATCAGCTTTGCTGAGAGCAATCTGTATCGGCCACGGTTAAAGACACCAGATTTGAACCACTGATGCATTCATATATGGAGATTCTTACTAATGTTCCTAACAGCAaggaagttttcagaaaaaaatcatctggaAGAAAGGCTGCATTTTCAGTTCTCTCAGATTTTTGCATCACTATTTGCCTGAAGAGACGCCATTTCCACGCAAAACGCAATGTGAAAATGGCCCTAGACTCTGCTATTCAAAGATAGCGCTTTGGCAGAGTACATCTATAGCAAAAAAGTTGCATCATTCCTAAGGGTAGAGACAGGTTCCAACACAGTGATCAAGTTTGTACTCAAGGACCTCAAGCTATTCACTTGACATTTACAGATATTTAGGTCCAGTCTTTGgtcagttttgattttattctcACCTTTTGTAAAGAATAGTGCGTAATAGCATCGCAAAGATGCTACTACCAATAGTATAGGTGTTTCTTATGCAGTAGTAGTACCATGCTGTCTATAAACGTGGTATGTTCGACTTACGTGTTCTAGTTTAGATATTCAAATAAAATGCCCACAAAAATTAAGCCTCATATCCTGAGGTAATTTTCTTAGTGAAATGTGATGGTTAAGCGAACTTCAGTCTGAGTGTCCCTAATGTCTAGAATGTTACTATTCCCAATGATTTTTTGACATCCAtcttaacttcatttttaaggGACTGAGCCCTGGCTGCTACGACACTTACAATGCTGATATAGATTGCCAATGGATTGATATTACAGATGTAAAACCTGGAAATTACATTCTGAAGGTAAGGGTGTTGGGAGtggggaggtttggggtttgtttttgttgtcttCTTAAAGAAGCAAATCATATGTATATGTGCTTTTGAATGTAAGTTATCAACTCAAACCTAGAAGTAGACAACACTGTGCTTTCTCCCCTTAAGGTGAGTGTAAACCCTAGCTATTTGGTGCCTGAATCCGATTACTCCAACAATATAGTACGCTGCGATATACGCTATACAGGCCACCATGCATATGCCTCTGGCTGTACAATTTCACCGTAAGTACATTCTTTTGTCTTTCCAACTGTTTTATATTCATAGCATTAAAGTTGACAAACAGATTTATGAAGCTTAGAGATTTActttatactgaaaaaataactCCCACCATTAACTCTAGTGAAAACAATTTCTTCCGTATGTTGTTTCTTGGGTTTCAGGATCTAGTTTGTTAATTCAAAATTCAGATGGTACTTTTCAAAGGTCTTGTTTGGCAGGAATCATGGGAACAGTTACTTTGCTGTTGATAACTGCATAGCTTTCAAATCCTGACCTCTGATAATTAAACTATTTCCATAAGGCTagcactgattttaaaaaattatttagtctTGAAAAACAATCAGAAGTGAGAATTTTGCTCTTGCAATCATGCCATCAGGATATATAGCACTTTCAAAATTGCTGCTACTGTCTGGGCTGCTAGATAACTACCTCTGGCTCACGCCTTCTTTGTATTTGCACTAAAACCTTTCTGTGCTCATTCAATACCTATTTATAGCATCCACACAAAACTGTTGAACAGTTACAGAGCTCTTAAGACATTCTGCAAAATCTCACACATGTATGttactttgctgctgctgacacTGCAGCCATCCTCCCTGAAACAGTTCTTCCAGACACACTCCATTTACAGTTTAGTTCTTTAGAAGTTTAAACAATGCTACAATtatgccttttttgttttctccaaaaaggcaaattcaTTTAATTAATGTTCTTATGGTAGATCTACTGTACCTTAGTATCTAtgaaagacacacacacaaagcagtCAGTCTTCTGTAACACAGAGGTAAGCAGTTCTCAGGATAATATGTTAGTTGCTCATACAAGATACTTACCAAGTGGTTTCATTGTATTGCATAAGGAATGAGTATTAACATTGTATAGAGATTCATGTGAGATAAATTCCAGAGcagtaaatgaaaaagtaaaataagtgACGAGTACAGTCTGCTATAACAGCATCAGTGTAACAAACATACCAAATTAATGTGATTATTGCTTAATTagcctttaaaatattcattccTTACTTCACATTAGGAAACCACTAGTTAAATGAggccaaaataagaaatattttttcacaccATTGTGGAGATCTGCATTTATAATCACACTTCGGTCATAAACGTGACGAGTTAAATGGCTTCAGCAAATCCTCTTAGTTCTTGCTGTGTGGTGGTCAGACTTGCAgaaaactgagggaaaaaagaacaggCGTCCCGTGGGTCATGAGTGATTATTTTTCGTGGAGCTGTGGCAGgagcttttaaagcatttctctgTAACAGGACTAATTGGTACTTCTAGGAACACTGTTTCTGCTCAGATCCACGTGGAAGGGAAATCGATGCTTCATGCCTTTAACTTCTAGTCTCCCCATCTTATCTCTGTAAATGTTATCAAGTAAATACATTCATGCAGGGCGAGGAAACAAAATTGCTGTTATTGTTTGTTGACCTGCGCCTTCAAGCTGACAAAAGGGTATTAAGCAGATACTCTTTTTGTATCTGCTTGGTCATCTGCataacatgtattttttcttttgacagatACTGAGAAAGATGCAAGAAAATGGATGAGATGGTGCCAAATGTTTTGAACTGAAGTATCATTATATAAACTTCAATAGGATGTAAACACTATAGAAACAAAACTACAgaacatacacacatacacccaCACACCTTATGTGATTTTGAAGCACTTCAGCTGCTTCTAAACCAAATCTGTAACTggattttaagcatttaaatt contains the following coding sequences:
- the LOX gene encoding LOW QUALITY PROTEIN: protein-lysine 6-oxidase (The sequence of the model RefSeq protein was modified relative to this genomic sequence to represent the inferred CDS: deleted 3 bases in 2 codons); this encodes MHFAPPGLLLAQLHACIYWSCLWPAGCQQPPPPLRRDPPPPPAAWRQRIQWENNGQVYSLLSLGSQYQPPRRRQSAEAAGSPILLLRNNGTLPRRAAAARAEPEPEPGPGPGPGPRPEPPPQPQPAGGSRGGSGARHWFQAGYQAPSGGGGAAGERGRGAATPAAAGAAGSASSGASRPTSPAGGTGTDGNRSSTGAGGLPPLSSFRPGRDDVMVGDDPYNPYKYTDDNPYYNYYDTYERPRQGSRYRPGYGTGYFQYGLPDLVPDPYYIQASTYVQRMSMYNLRCAAEENCLASSAYRADVRDYDNRVLLRFPQRVKNQGTSDFLPSRPRYSWEWHSCHQHYHSMDEFSHYDLLDASSHRKVAEGHKASFCLEDTSCDYGYYRRYACTAHTQGLSPGCYDTYNADIDCQWIDITDVKPGNYILKVSVNPSYLVPESDYSNNIVRCDIRYTGHHAYASGCTISP